A DNA window from Hyphomicrobiales bacterium 4NK60-0047b contains the following coding sequences:
- the rnr gene encoding ribonuclease R, with translation MVKKKNQTSDRPLPSKEEILTFMQDAQGKVGKREIARAFHIKGGQRIALKRILKEMSEEGLIEGNRKKMRQPGTLQKVTIVKIVGQDGEGDYFANPVQWNVQKEGPLPVILIGEGKEHRGSPPGVGDRVLAHIDKVDKEQIGYGFVARPIKVLPRDKQRLLGVFQSVDDPTGRTGGEIQPIDKKQLKNWFVHPNDCNGATTGELVAFEITSRGRSSIPRANVTERLGNPEDQGLISLIAIETHGIPNHFPEFVLSELSHLPEVTLEKREDLRDTPFITIDPADARDHDDAVWASRDNSPDNEGGYVVIVAIADVSYYVRPGSALDEEAQRRGNSVYFPDRVVPMLPELISNDLCSLREGEERPALAVKLIFDKGGQKQSHEFSRILMKSAAKLSYDQAQAGIEGRPDEKTAPFVEPLLKPLWEAYAVVQKARKNRAPLELDLPERKILMDENGGIKDIITPDRFDAHKLIEEFMIQANVAAAQTLEQKKTPLIYRVHDQPSDEKIQGLKDFLATLDLSFGGSGPLKAKLFNGILSQAKGKEWEDMVTEMVLRSQSQAEYRPDNLGHFGLNLARYAHFTSPIRRYADLVVHRGLVRALGFGEGGLVDDEIDQLDELSQQISDFERRAMVAERETVDRLIASFLSSKVGSDFKGRIAGVTRAGLFVKLDDTGADGFIPISTLSSDYYIHDEEHQALVGERTGERFHLGQRVDVRLVEIVPTAGAIRFEMISDGVTGGAKVSRAPRSRIRKPSRHKSSSFKGKRGASSKVTRGASKFNNSEGEQKPDKSEPKKRSKNSSTSKKDAKRKGGRVLSKRKPKEG, from the coding sequence GTGGTTAAAAAAAAGAATCAAACATCAGATCGCCCCTTACCATCAAAAGAAGAAATTCTCACCTTCATGCAGGATGCGCAAGGCAAAGTTGGCAAGAGAGAAATTGCACGCGCCTTTCATATTAAAGGGGGGCAACGCATTGCTCTTAAACGCATCTTAAAAGAGATGAGTGAAGAGGGTTTAATTGAAGGCAACCGCAAAAAGATGCGCCAGCCTGGCACCTTGCAAAAAGTCACAATTGTTAAAATTGTTGGGCAAGATGGTGAAGGGGATTATTTTGCGAACCCTGTTCAATGGAATGTCCAGAAGGAAGGCCCTTTACCTGTCATTTTAATTGGTGAAGGCAAGGAACACCGTGGTTCACCACCTGGTGTTGGTGACCGTGTTTTAGCTCATATTGACAAAGTCGATAAAGAGCAGATTGGTTATGGCTTTGTGGCGCGCCCGATTAAAGTTCTCCCGAGGGACAAGCAGAGATTACTTGGCGTTTTTCAATCTGTTGATGATCCTACCGGTCGGACTGGCGGGGAAATTCAGCCCATTGACAAGAAGCAGTTGAAAAATTGGTTTGTTCATCCCAATGATTGTAATGGCGCCACAACAGGCGAACTGGTCGCTTTTGAAATTACCAGCCGAGGGCGCTCTAGTATTCCGCGGGCTAATGTCACTGAACGGTTAGGTAACCCTGAAGACCAGGGACTTATAAGTTTAATTGCTATTGAAACACATGGTATTCCTAACCATTTTCCAGAATTTGTTTTAAGTGAGCTTAGTCATCTACCAGAAGTTACTTTAGAGAAACGCGAAGATTTACGAGACACCCCTTTTATAACGATTGACCCTGCTGATGCTCGTGATCATGATGATGCTGTATGGGCTTCACGAGATAACTCTCCAGACAATGAGGGCGGGTATGTTGTTATTGTTGCCATTGCTGATGTTTCTTATTATGTACGACCTGGCTCAGCATTAGATGAGGAAGCTCAAAGACGAGGGAACTCCGTTTATTTTCCTGATCGCGTTGTTCCTATGCTCCCGGAACTCATCTCCAATGATCTTTGCTCTTTGCGCGAAGGTGAGGAGCGCCCTGCTCTTGCTGTTAAGCTCATATTTGACAAAGGTGGGCAAAAACAATCGCATGAATTTTCACGCATCTTGATGAAGTCTGCTGCAAAGCTTTCTTATGACCAAGCACAAGCTGGTATAGAGGGACGACCAGATGAGAAAACAGCACCTTTTGTTGAGCCTCTTTTAAAACCTCTCTGGGAAGCCTATGCGGTAGTTCAAAAAGCACGAAAGAACAGAGCACCTCTTGAGCTTGACTTACCAGAGCGCAAAATATTGATGGATGAAAATGGTGGCATTAAAGACATCATAACACCTGACCGTTTTGACGCACACAAACTCATCGAAGAGTTTATGATCCAGGCGAATGTTGCAGCCGCTCAAACACTCGAGCAAAAGAAGACGCCTCTTATATACCGCGTTCATGACCAACCATCAGATGAGAAAATTCAAGGATTAAAAGATTTCCTAGCAACGCTTGATTTAAGCTTTGGTGGATCTGGTCCTTTAAAAGCTAAATTGTTTAACGGCATTCTTTCCCAAGCTAAGGGTAAAGAGTGGGAAGACATGGTCACTGAGATGGTGCTTCGCAGTCAATCTCAAGCGGAATACCGCCCGGATAATTTAGGTCACTTTGGTTTGAATTTAGCGCGCTATGCTCATTTCACGTCTCCTATTCGGCGCTATGCTGACTTGGTTGTTCATCGCGGTCTTGTTCGCGCGCTTGGGTTTGGTGAAGGCGGATTGGTTGATGATGAGATTGATCAACTTGATGAGCTCTCTCAACAAATTTCTGATTTTGAACGCCGCGCCATGGTAGCTGAGCGCGAGACCGTTGACCGGCTTATTGCAAGTTTTCTTTCAAGCAAAGTTGGCTCTGACTTTAAGGGTCGGATTGCTGGTGTGACGCGCGCAGGCCTTTTTGTAAAATTAGATGACACTGGTGCTGATGGGTTTATTCCCATTTCTACATTATCGAGTGATTATTACATTCATGATGAAGAGCATCAGGCTCTTGTGGGCGAGCGAACCGGTGAGCGATTCCATCTTGGCCAGAGGGTCGATGTTCGCTTGGTTGAAATTGTTCCAACGGCTGGGGCTATTCGTTTTGAAATGATCTCAGACGGCGTTACTGGTGGTGCTAAAGTTTCACGGGCACCGCGATCACGCATAAGAAAACCATCTCGCCATAAATCAAGCTCTTTTAAGGGGAAACGAGGAGCTTCATCTAAAGTAACGAGAGGAGCTTCTAAGTTTAACAACTCAGAAGGCGAACAAAAACCCGACAAATCAGAGCCTAAAAAGAGATCAAAGAATTCCTCAACGTCTAAAAAAGATGCTAAACGTAAAGGTGGGCGGGTCCTCTCAAAGAGAAAGCCAAAAGAAGGATAA
- a CDS encoding DUF983 domain-containing protein — protein MIDKAAYENVTLPKRNIMRAVLSGFSQKCPNCEKGSIFGKFLKVNHQCSACGEELHHHRADDAPPYFTIFVVGHVILPLMMAVEIAYMPAIWIHIALWLPMTLIMCAWLLPRIKGALIGVQWANYMHGFNPHHNEADEYPTSQIPNT, from the coding sequence ATGATTGATAAAGCAGCATATGAAAATGTTACATTACCAAAGCGCAATATTATGCGTGCGGTTCTTAGCGGTTTTTCCCAAAAATGCCCTAATTGCGAAAAGGGCTCTATTTTTGGCAAATTCTTAAAGGTCAACCATCAATGTTCGGCTTGCGGTGAAGAGCTTCACCATCACCGTGCTGACGATGCTCCTCCTTATTTTACCATTTTTGTTGTTGGACACGTGATATTACCACTCATGATGGCAGTAGAAATTGCGTATATGCCAGCAATTTGGATCCATATTGCCTTATGGCTTCCTATGACCCTAATTATGTGTGCATGGCTTTTACCACGCATTAAAGGGGCTTTAATCGGAGTTCAATGGGCTAATTATATGCATGGGTTTAATCCACATCACAACGAAGCTGATGAATATCCTACTTCGCAAATTCCAAATACTTAA
- the rpmG gene encoding 50S ribosomal protein L33 has translation MAKPTTQKIKLLSTEGTGFYYVTKKNARTMTEKMVLKKYDPVARKHVEFKEAKIK, from the coding sequence ATGGCTAAGCCGACCACACAAAAGATTAAACTATTAAGCACAGAAGGTACTGGCTTTTATTACGTCACTAAAAAGAATGCCCGTACTATGACTGAAAAAATGGTACTTAAAAAATACGATCCCGTTGCTCGCAAGCACGTCGAATTTAAAGAAGCCAAAATCAAATAA
- a CDS encoding PleD family two-component system response regulator — MTARVLVVDDIKANVKLLEARLSAEYFEILTAYSGPEALEVCEVERIDVILLDVMMPGMDGFEVCERLKTNPKTQHIPVVMVTALDTPSDRLHGLEVGADDFLTKPVDDVALVTRVKNLARLKMLTDEMTMRAETGSQMGLSQETTPIFSEKKWAGNILIVEDNQRSADRMTKTLTKEHSVEIEQNPQEALFRLAEQEYDLLVISLDLNGVDGLRLASQVRSLERTRSLPILIIVNPEDKARLMRGLDMGVNDYMVRPICANEMMARVNTQVRRKKYTDYLRNCLETKVELAVTDALTGLHNRHYLESHLKTLYDEAKAQRKSLSVLMTDIDYFKSVNDTHGHDVGDLVLKEFARRIRTNIRGMDLACRIGGEEFVIVMPDTSLTECYNVAERLRKSIEMEQFHISQLDAPLNITTSIGITSLDDDIKDIDLLMKRADQALYCAKRDGRNRVAADAA; from the coding sequence ATGACCGCAAGAGTATTAGTGGTTGACGATATTAAGGCCAATGTCAAATTGCTCGAAGCACGTTTAAGTGCTGAGTATTTTGAAATTTTAACAGCATATTCAGGCCCAGAAGCCCTGGAAGTTTGTGAAGTTGAGCGTATTGATGTGATTTTGCTTGATGTCATGATGCCAGGAATGGATGGATTTGAAGTGTGCGAGCGGTTAAAGACAAACCCTAAAACACAGCACATTCCCGTTGTCATGGTAACAGCCTTAGACACTCCATCAGATCGTTTGCATGGTTTGGAAGTTGGTGCAGATGATTTTTTAACAAAACCGGTTGATGATGTTGCTTTAGTTACAAGAGTAAAAAATCTGGCGCGTTTAAAAATGCTGACAGATGAAATGACTATGAGAGCTGAAACAGGCAGCCAAATGGGTTTGTCTCAAGAAACAACACCAATTTTTAGTGAAAAAAAATGGGCAGGAAACATCCTTATTGTTGAGGATAATCAACGATCTGCAGACAGAATGACCAAAACACTCACCAAAGAACATTCTGTTGAAATAGAACAAAACCCTCAAGAAGCACTCTTTAGATTGGCCGAGCAAGAGTATGATTTGCTTGTAATTAGCTTGGATCTAAATGGAGTTGATGGCCTACGTTTAGCAAGCCAGGTTCGTTCATTAGAGAGAACAAGAAGCTTACCTATTCTCATCATTGTAAATCCAGAAGATAAAGCACGTTTAATGCGCGGCTTAGATATGGGTGTAAATGACTATATGGTACGTCCTATCTGCGCCAATGAAATGATGGCAAGAGTGAATACACAAGTGCGCCGTAAAAAATATACCGATTACTTGCGTAATTGTTTAGAGACAAAGGTTGAGTTAGCCGTCACAGATGCATTAACAGGGCTTCATAATCGCCATTATTTAGAAAGTCATTTAAAAACATTATACGATGAAGCAAAGGCACAGAGAAAATCTCTTTCAGTATTGATGACTGATATTGACTACTTTAAATCAGTGAATGACACTCATGGTCATGATGTTGGTGATTTGGTACTAAAAGAATTCGCTCGTCGTATTCGCACAAACATTCGTGGTATGGATTTAGCATGTAGAATTGGCGGTGAAGAGTTCGTCATAGTCATGCCAGATACTAGTTTAACCGAATGCTATAATGTTGCAGAACGCTTGAGAAAATCGATAGAAATGGAGCAATTCCATATCTCTCAACTTGATGCACCTCTAAATATCACAACAAGTATTGGTATCACGTCTCTTGATGATGACATTAAAGATATTGACTTGCTAATGAAACGAGCTGATCAAGCTCTTTATTGCGCGAAGAGAGATGGGCGTAACCGTGTAGCGGCTGACGCTGCGTAA
- the divK gene encoding cell-cycle response regulator DivK has translation MSQSILIVEDNELNMKLFHDLLSAHGYTVYQTRNGVDALDLARVHRPDLILMDIQLPEVSGLEVTKWLKDDDELCKIPVVAVTAFAMKGDEERIREGGCEGYISKPISVTHFLETIGQLLTVTEDEDVSQ, from the coding sequence ATGTCACAAAGTATTCTAATTGTTGAAGATAATGAACTAAACATGAAGTTGTTTCATGATTTGTTATCTGCCCACGGCTATACAGTATACCAAACTCGAAACGGTGTAGACGCACTAGATTTAGCGCGTGTTCATAGACCCGACTTAATTTTAATGGATATACAATTGCCTGAGGTTTCTGGTCTTGAAGTGACCAAATGGCTCAAGGATGATGATGAGTTATGCAAAATCCCGGTTGTTGCTGTAACAGCTTTCGCTATGAAAGGTGACGAAGAGCGCATACGGGAAGGGGGCTGTGAGGGCTATATTTCGAAGCCCATATCAGTAACGCATTTTTTGGAAACAATTGGTCAACTTTTAACAGTGACCGAGGATGAGGATGTTTCACAATGA